In one Thermococcus sp. 2319x1 genomic region, the following are encoded:
- a CDS encoding tyrosine--tRNA ligase, with protein sequence MDIEEKISLITRKPTEEVLTLENLRHLLEIGMPLQHYIGFEISGYIHLGTGLMAGAKIADFQKAGIKTRIFLADWHSWINDKLGGDLEVIQKVALTYFKEGMKQSIKVMGGDPDKVEFVLASEILEKGDYWRTVIDISKNVTLARMMRSITIMGRQMGEAIDFAKLIYPAMQVADIFYQGVNIAHAGMDQRKAHVIAIEVAPKLKYHPLIWEGEKVKPVAVHHHLLLGLQEPPKWPIESEEEFKEIKAAMKMSKSKPYSAVFIHDSPEEIKQKLRKAFCPAREVNYNPVLDWAEHIIFREEPTEFTIHRPAKFGGDVTYTTFNDLKRDFAEGKVHPLDLKNAVADYLIELLKPIREYFEKHPEPLELMKEVQITR encoded by the coding sequence ATGGATATTGAAGAGAAAATAAGCTTGATAACGAGGAAACCTACTGAGGAAGTTCTGACGCTTGAGAATCTTAGGCATTTGCTGGAAATTGGAATGCCCTTGCAACATTACATCGGATTTGAGATAAGCGGTTACATTCACCTTGGCACTGGATTAATGGCTGGTGCAAAAATAGCCGACTTCCAAAAAGCGGGGATAAAAACGAGGATATTCCTTGCGGACTGGCACAGCTGGATTAACGATAAGCTCGGTGGGGATCTTGAGGTTATACAGAAAGTTGCCCTAACTTATTTCAAGGAGGGCATGAAGCAAAGCATTAAAGTCATGGGTGGGGATCCGGATAAGGTGGAATTCGTTCTGGCAAGTGAGATACTCGAGAAGGGTGACTACTGGAGGACGGTCATTGATATATCAAAAAACGTCACCCTGGCAAGGATGATGCGATCTATAACGATTATGGGAAGACAGATGGGGGAAGCAATTGATTTTGCGAAGCTCATCTATCCAGCCATGCAGGTTGCCGATATCTTTTACCAAGGAGTCAATATAGCACATGCTGGAATGGATCAAAGAAAAGCCCACGTCATTGCCATTGAAGTTGCTCCAAAGTTGAAATATCATCCCCTCATTTGGGAAGGGGAAAAGGTAAAACCCGTTGCCGTGCACCACCACCTCCTCTTAGGTCTTCAAGAACCTCCAAAATGGCCAATTGAAAGTGAAGAAGAGTTTAAAGAGATCAAGGCAGCAATGAAAATGAGCAAGAGCAAGCCGTATTCAGCTGTCTTCATTCATGACAGTCCGGAGGAGATAAAGCAGAAGCTTAGAAAGGCTTTCTGCCCAGCAAGGGAAGTTAACTACAACCCAGTGCTTGACTGGGCGGAGCATATAATCTTTAGGGAAGAGCCAACGGAGTTCACAATTCACAGACCGGCAAAGTTTGGCGGAGATGTGACGTATACGACGTTTAATGACCTTAAAAGAGACTTTGCCGAGGGCAAGGTACATCCCCTCGATTTGAAGAATGCCGTTGCAGACTACCTAATAGAACTACTCAAACCAATTAGGGAGTACTTTGAGAAGCATCCAGAACCGCTGGAGCTTATGAAAGAAGTGCAGATAACCAGATGA
- a CDS encoding ABC transporter substrate-binding protein encodes MKKFASLSVLFILLFSVVAAGCIGGETKTGTQTEGKGITLVVLTRHDVTIQVMAKRMFLQSDIAKQYNIRDIKFIKAPESLWPTYIEKGADVGWGGGPTLFDDLFKNNYLAPIDDQKVLGLIGAQIQETIAGMPMVRKGNDGKIYWIAAALSSFGFTVNHDVLKRWNLPVPQTWEEIASETFAMDPPQVGIADPTRSTSNTRIYQIILQAFGWDEGWKILTLIAANSKIYDASDAVREAVIAGDIAVGNTIDFYGYTAMKLNPACEYIIPKGQSIINGDPIALLVNSQNKEAAQAFIYWVLTEGQKIWLDEEINRLPVNPSVFDTPEGQKRPDLKKAYESALKTQGIEFDDNEALATVNSMQLYFKATLVDANQELHRAWVSLVNAYREGRISEEKYRELKAKLLEPVKFKDPDTGETVTLTEEYAKKINDRLAKDSSFRDTLMQEWRDAAREKYQSVLTEVQG; translated from the coding sequence ATGAAAAAATTTGCGAGCCTTTCAGTTTTGTTCATCCTGTTGTTCAGTGTGGTTGCCGCAGGATGTATAGGGGGAGAAACCAAAACAGGAACACAGACGGAAGGAAAAGGAATAACCCTTGTCGTTTTAACGAGACATGATGTAACAATACAAGTAATGGCAAAGAGGATGTTCCTCCAAAGCGACATAGCAAAACAGTACAATATTAGGGATATAAAGTTCATAAAAGCTCCTGAGTCGTTGTGGCCAACTTACATAGAAAAGGGAGCCGATGTTGGATGGGGAGGAGGCCCAACACTCTTTGATGACCTTTTCAAGAACAATTACCTTGCTCCCATAGATGATCAAAAAGTTCTGGGACTTATTGGCGCCCAGATTCAAGAAACAATTGCTGGAATGCCCATGGTAAGAAAAGGAAATGATGGAAAAATATACTGGATTGCAGCTGCTTTATCCTCATTTGGATTTACCGTGAACCACGACGTTCTTAAGAGATGGAACCTTCCTGTTCCCCAGACATGGGAAGAAATAGCAAGCGAGACCTTTGCAATGGATCCACCTCAGGTGGGAATTGCCGATCCTACAAGAAGTACTTCAAACACAAGGATTTACCAGATAATTCTTCAGGCCTTTGGATGGGACGAAGGATGGAAGATTCTCACACTAATTGCTGCAAATTCAAAGATCTACGATGCCAGTGATGCAGTCAGAGAGGCCGTAATTGCCGGAGATATAGCCGTTGGAAACACAATTGACTTTTATGGATACACCGCAATGAAGCTGAATCCAGCTTGTGAATATATCATTCCAAAGGGACAGAGCATTATAAACGGTGACCCCATAGCCCTTCTTGTAAACTCCCAAAACAAAGAAGCTGCACAAGCGTTCATCTATTGGGTTCTAACAGAGGGACAGAAGATATGGCTTGATGAGGAGATAAACAGACTGCCAGTCAATCCAAGTGTCTTTGATACTCCCGAAGGACAAAAGAGACCCGACCTAAAGAAGGCCTATGAGAGTGCCTTGAAGACACAGGGAATAGAATTCGATGACAACGAGGCCTTAGCCACGGTTAACTCAATGCAGCTCTACTTCAAGGCTACACTTGTCGATGCGAACCAAGAGCTCCACAGGGCATGGGTTTCATTGGTAAATGCTTACAGGGAAGGGAGGATAAGCGAAGAGAAGTACAGAGAGTTAAAAGCCAAGCTTCTTGAGCCAGTGAAATTTAAAGACCCAGACACTGGAGAAACCGTAACCTTAACCGAAGAGTACGCAAAGAAGATAAATGACAGACTTGCAAAGGATTCCTCATTTAGAGACACCCTAATGCAAGAATGGAGAGATGCTGCAAGAGAAAAATACCAAAGCGTCCTCACGGAGGTGCAAGGATGA
- a CDS encoding CGP-CTERM sorting domain-containing protein: protein MRKLSILIPVFVLFGLFGMAFASAATVAVDLAHGENEKYLAEDVLEYGTNKTLAHGIVKTITDVEWGYFGDPMAADTLGIKHLGEKITADALANVDMLILGQPTSPFQPDEIQAIAEWFKQGGKVLWVAADSDYGSGPNAQDIANSVLEQLGVGHLRIDLCSVEDPTSNAGASYRVVGLVQPDDNTPDKEKLTQNFQHGGKVLYHGPAVVAWVDDNRNWQKLVDGNIPENVYRIVKTSQDGTIVENNDPQANAYTAGETGVFTLLAVEIIKFDNGKQSVLIVSGESPYGDYTPTWEAKYHGVDLDGPAFVTNMIHWALEQAAKTEIQTGGGGGGVCGPAALVGLILIPLVFRRK, encoded by the coding sequence ATGAGGAAGCTTTCGATACTAATCCCAGTTTTTGTGTTGTTTGGTCTTTTTGGTATGGCCTTTGCCAGTGCTGCAACAGTTGCTGTAGATTTGGCCCACGGAGAAAACGAGAAGTACCTTGCAGAGGACGTCCTTGAATACGGAACCAACAAAACCCTCGCCCACGGGATAGTTAAAACCATCACAGATGTCGAGTGGGGCTACTTCGGCGATCCAATGGCTGCAGATACTCTGGGCATTAAGCACCTCGGAGAAAAGATAACCGCCGATGCCCTTGCAAACGTTGACATGCTTATCCTCGGCCAGCCAACAAGCCCATTCCAGCCAGATGAAATTCAAGCCATTGCAGAATGGTTTAAGCAGGGAGGGAAAGTTCTTTGGGTCGCCGCTGATAGCGACTATGGCAGCGGTCCCAATGCCCAGGACATCGCAAACTCCGTTCTTGAACAACTCGGTGTTGGACACTTGAGGATTGACCTCTGTTCTGTTGAAGACCCAACAAGCAACGCCGGAGCATCTTACAGAGTTGTTGGCCTTGTACAACCAGATGACAACACCCCAGACAAAGAAAAGCTCACACAAAACTTCCAGCACGGAGGAAAAGTCCTCTATCACGGCCCGGCAGTAGTTGCGTGGGTTGATGATAATAGAAACTGGCAAAAACTCGTTGATGGAAACATTCCAGAGAACGTTTATAGGATTGTAAAGACCTCACAAGACGGTACTATTGTGGAGAACAACGACCCACAGGCAAATGCTTATACAGCTGGAGAAACTGGGGTATTCACACTCTTGGCGGTTGAGATAATTAAATTCGACAATGGAAAGCAAAGCGTTCTCATCGTAAGCGGTGAGAGCCCATACGGTGACTACACCCCAACATGGGAGGCAAAGTACCACGGTGTTGACTTAGATGGCCCAGCGTTCGTCACAAACATGATACACTGGGCATTAGAGCAAGCGGCAAAAACGGAAATCCAAACCGGTGGTGGTGGAGGAGGAGTTTGCGGCCCAGCAGCTTTGGTAGGACTAATCCTAATCCCACTGGTCTTTAGAAGGAAGTAA